From Desulfuromonas soudanensis, the proteins below share one genomic window:
- the rpoC gene encoding DNA-directed RNA polymerase subunit beta' — translation MDDIFSLFDRPKDPLNFNAIRLSLASPEKIRERSFGEVKKPETINYRTFKPERDGLFCAKIFGPTKDYECNCGKYKRMKHRGIVCEKCGVEVIPSKVRRERLGHIDLATPVAHIWFLKSLPSRISTMVDMTLKELEKVLYFEAYVILDGGDTTLVKGQVISEDKYRELMDEFAGQFTAGMGAEAIREFLAELDLDTLSEELRAEMKEAASEAKRKKVSKRLKVVEAFRKSGNRPEWMILETIPVLPPELRPLVPLDGGRFATSDLNDLYRRVINRNNRLKRLMELRAPEVIIRNEKRMLQEAVDALFDNGRRGRAITGPNKRPLKSLSDMLKGKGGRFRQNLLGKRVDYSGRSVIVVGPELKLHQCGLPKKMALELFKPFIYNKLEERGFCTTIKSAKKMVEKEKPEVWDVLDEVIKEHPVMLNRAPTLHRLGIQAFEPVLIEGKAIQLHPLVCTAFNADFDGDQMAVHLPLSIESQIEARVLMMSTNNILSPASGKPIIVPSQDMVLGIYYMTRDRAFVLGSGMTFSSRDELRMAYDAGEADLQAKVRVRMVTSEGGKAELVETTVGRVLLRDVVPESIPFSYINRVMSKKQVADLIDASFRLAGTKETVILADKLKETGFRFSTLAGISICLDDMVIPKNKETYINKAVGEVTEIQAQYTEGLITDGERYNKVIDIWAKCTEDIAQTMLSNLSVDVLTDPVTGEQVKVSSFNAIHMMADSGARGSAQQIRQLAGMRGLMAKPSGEIIETPITANFREGLTVLQYFISTHGARKGLADTALKTANSGYLTRRLVDVAQDAIITEHDCGTLDGILVSSLTEGGEVIEPLGDRILGRTSLEDVLDPVTGEVLAETNQEIDETLMMRIEEAGIEKLRIRSVLTCQSRRGICATCYGRDLARGHMVNLGEAVGVIAAQSIGEPGTQLTMRTFHIGGTASRRAEQTSLEARFDGLLKYINLNTVVDNQGNHVVMNRNGEIAVVDETGRERERYGVVYGARLRIAPDGVVQTGNLLAEWDPYTMPILTEIAGRVRFGDIIEGLSMEEQVDEVTGLSRKVIIESKLGDKRPRITLKDEEGKTAKLPNGAPARYMLPVGANIVVNEDTVIGAGDILAKIPRETTKTKDITGGLPRVAELFEARKPKEFAIISEIDGVVSYGKDSKGKRKVIVTPEIGEAKEYLIPKGKHISVHEGDYVKAGEALMDGSSNPHDILRVLGEKELAKYLVDEVQEVYRLQGVKINDKHIETIVRQMLRRVRIKEVGDTRFLPDDQVERWEFEVENQRVLGEGLQPAVGEPLMLGITKASLSTESFISAASFQETTKVLTQAAIEGKVDYLRGLKENVIMGRLIPAGTGISKYRSAKLLIEEPEELPEPPMIADDFDDEEIPAELPVAEENVED, via the coding sequence TTGGACGATATCTTCAGTCTTTTTGATCGACCGAAGGATCCCCTCAATTTCAACGCGATCCGGCTTTCGCTGGCCTCGCCTGAGAAGATCCGCGAACGTTCCTTCGGTGAAGTCAAAAAACCGGAAACGATCAATTACCGTACCTTTAAGCCCGAGCGGGACGGCCTGTTCTGCGCCAAAATCTTCGGTCCGACCAAGGACTACGAGTGCAACTGCGGCAAGTACAAGCGCATGAAGCACCGCGGCATCGTCTGCGAGAAGTGCGGCGTCGAGGTTATTCCCAGCAAGGTCCGCCGCGAGCGCCTCGGGCATATCGACCTGGCGACCCCCGTCGCCCATATCTGGTTCCTCAAGTCGTTGCCGTCGCGAATCTCGACGATGGTCGACATGACCCTCAAGGAACTGGAGAAGGTCCTCTATTTCGAGGCCTATGTGATTCTCGATGGTGGGGACACGACCCTGGTCAAGGGGCAGGTCATCAGTGAGGACAAGTACCGGGAGTTGATGGACGAATTCGCCGGGCAGTTCACTGCCGGCATGGGTGCCGAGGCGATCCGGGAGTTTCTCGCCGAACTCGATCTCGACACCCTCTCGGAGGAGTTGCGCGCCGAGATGAAGGAAGCCGCCAGCGAGGCCAAACGCAAGAAGGTCTCCAAACGCCTCAAGGTCGTCGAGGCGTTCCGCAAGAGCGGCAACCGCCCCGAGTGGATGATTCTCGAGACCATCCCGGTCCTGCCTCCGGAGTTGCGCCCCCTCGTCCCCCTGGACGGTGGCCGGTTTGCGACCTCCGACCTCAACGACCTTTACCGCCGGGTGATCAACCGCAATAACCGCCTCAAGCGCCTGATGGAGCTCCGGGCTCCCGAGGTGATCATCCGCAACGAGAAGCGGATGCTTCAGGAGGCGGTGGATGCCCTGTTCGACAACGGCCGGCGCGGCCGGGCCATCACCGGGCCCAACAAGCGCCCCCTGAAGTCCCTTTCCGACATGCTGAAAGGGAAGGGCGGACGCTTCCGCCAGAACCTTCTCGGCAAGCGCGTCGACTATTCCGGCCGCAGCGTCATCGTCGTCGGTCCCGAGCTCAAACTGCACCAGTGCGGTCTTCCCAAGAAGATGGCCCTCGAGCTCTTCAAACCTTTTATCTACAACAAGCTCGAAGAACGCGGTTTCTGCACCACCATCAAAAGCGCCAAAAAGATGGTGGAGAAGGAGAAGCCGGAGGTCTGGGACGTTCTCGACGAGGTCATCAAGGAGCACCCGGTGATGCTCAACCGTGCTCCGACCCTGCATCGCCTTGGCATTCAGGCCTTCGAGCCGGTTCTTATCGAAGGCAAGGCGATCCAGCTCCACCCTCTGGTCTGTACCGCCTTCAACGCCGACTTCGACGGCGACCAGATGGCCGTGCATCTCCCTCTCTCCATCGAGAGTCAGATCGAGGCCCGGGTTCTGATGATGTCGACAAACAACATCCTCTCCCCGGCCAGCGGCAAGCCGATCATCGTTCCGTCCCAGGACATGGTCCTCGGCATTTATTATATGACCCGCGACCGCGCTTTCGTCCTCGGCTCGGGGATGACTTTCTCCTCCCGCGATGAGCTGCGCATGGCTTATGACGCCGGGGAGGCCGATCTGCAGGCGAAGGTCAGGGTGCGGATGGTCACTTCCGAAGGGGGGAAGGCCGAACTGGTGGAAACGACCGTCGGCCGCGTCCTGCTGCGGGACGTGGTCCCCGAATCGATCCCCTTCAGCTACATCAACCGCGTCATGTCGAAGAAGCAGGTCGCCGATCTGATCGACGCCAGCTTCCGTCTGGCGGGGACCAAGGAAACGGTCATCCTCGCCGACAAGCTCAAGGAGACGGGCTTCCGTTTCTCGACCCTGGCCGGCATCTCCATCTGCCTCGACGACATGGTCATTCCGAAAAACAAGGAAACCTACATCAACAAAGCTGTCGGTGAGGTTACGGAAATCCAGGCGCAGTACACCGAAGGTCTGATCACTGACGGCGAGCGCTACAACAAGGTCATCGACATCTGGGCCAAGTGCACCGAGGATATCGCCCAGACCATGCTGAGCAACCTGTCGGTGGATGTCCTCACCGATCCCGTCACCGGCGAGCAGGTCAAGGTCTCCTCCTTCAACGCCATTCACATGATGGCCGATTCGGGAGCCCGCGGCAGCGCCCAGCAGATCCGTCAGCTGGCCGGTATGCGCGGACTGATGGCCAAGCCGTCGGGGGAGATCATCGAAACCCCCATCACCGCCAACTTCCGCGAGGGTCTCACCGTCCTCCAGTACTTCATCTCGACTCACGGTGCCCGCAAGGGTCTGGCCGATACGGCTCTGAAGACGGCAAACTCCGGTTATCTGACCCGCCGCCTGGTCGACGTCGCCCAGGACGCCATTATCACCGAGCACGACTGCGGCACTCTCGACGGCATCCTCGTTTCTTCCCTGACGGAAGGTGGGGAGGTCATCGAGCCCCTCGGCGACCGTATCCTCGGGCGTACCTCCCTGGAGGACGTGCTCGACCCGGTGACCGGCGAGGTTCTCGCCGAAACCAACCAGGAGATCGACGAGACGCTGATGATGCGTATCGAGGAAGCCGGCATCGAGAAGCTCAGGATCCGCTCGGTGCTGACCTGCCAGAGCCGTCGGGGTATCTGTGCCACCTGCTACGGCCGCGATCTGGCCCGCGGGCACATGGTCAACCTCGGCGAGGCGGTCGGCGTCATTGCCGCTCAGTCCATCGGCGAGCCGGGGACCCAGCTGACGATGCGGACCTTCCATATCGGCGGTACCGCCTCCCGCCGGGCCGAGCAGACCTCCCTCGAGGCGCGTTTTGACGGTCTTCTCAAGTACATCAACCTCAACACCGTCGTCGACAACCAGGGGAACCACGTCGTCATGAACCGCAACGGCGAGATCGCCGTTGTCGACGAGACCGGTCGGGAGCGCGAGCGCTATGGTGTCGTTTACGGCGCCCGGTTGCGCATCGCCCCTGACGGAGTTGTCCAGACAGGGAATCTCCTCGCCGAGTGGGACCCCTATACCATGCCGATCCTCACCGAGATTGCCGGGCGAGTCCGCTTCGGCGATATCATCGAAGGTCTCTCCATGGAGGAGCAGGTCGACGAAGTCACCGGCCTGTCGCGCAAGGTTATCATCGAGTCGAAGCTGGGCGACAAGCGTCCGCGTATCACCCTCAAGGACGAGGAGGGGAAGACCGCCAAGCTCCCCAACGGCGCTCCTGCCCGCTACATGCTCCCCGTGGGGGCCAATATCGTCGTCAATGAAGACACGGTGATCGGCGCCGGAGATATTCTGGCCAAGATCCCCCGCGAGACGACCAAGACCAAGGACATCACCGGAGGTCTCCCCCGGGTTGCCGAACTCTTCGAGGCGCGCAAACCGAAGGAATTTGCCATTATTTCCGAAATCGACGGTGTGGTTTCCTACGGCAAGGACTCCAAGGGGAAACGCAAGGTCATTGTCACCCCGGAAATCGGCGAAGCCAAGGAATACCTCATTCCCAAAGGGAAGCATATCAGCGTCCACGAGGGCGATTATGTCAAGGCCGGCGAGGCGCTGATGGACGGCTCTTCCAACCCCCACGACATTTTGCGGGTTCTCGGCGAGAAGGAATTGGCCAAATATCTTGTCGACGAAGTCCAGGAGGTCTACCGCCTGCAGGGGGTCAAGATCAACGACAAGCACATCGAGACCATCGTCCGGCAAATGCTGCGCCGGGTGCGGATCAAGGAGGTCGGGGATACCCGCTTTCTCCCCGATGACCAGGTGGAGCGCTGGGAGTTCGAAGTCGAAAACCAGCGGGTTCTTGGCGAAGGACTCCAACCGGCGGTGGGAGAGCCGCTCATGCTCGGCATCACCAAGGCCTCCCTTTCCACCGAGTCCTTTATTTCCGCTGCTTCCTTTCAGGAAACCACCAAGGTCCTCACCCAGGCGGCGATCGAAGGAAAGGTCGATTACCTGCGCGGCCTCAAGGAAAACGTCATCATGGGCCGTCTGATCCCCGCCGGAACAGGGATCTCCAAGTATCGCAGTGCCAAGCTGCTGATCGAGGAGCCCGAGGAGCTTCCCGAGCCGCCGATGATCGCTGATGATTTCGACGACGAGGAAATTCCGGCCGAGCTCCCCGTTGCCGAGGAAAACGTAGAAGATTGA
- the nusG gene encoding transcription termination/antitermination protein NusG, whose translation MAMKWYGVHTYSGFENKVKLNLEERIRQLGAEESFGEVLIPSETVVELKNGERKTSTRKFFPGYILVRMELNNETWHIVKDTPKVTGFVGGGSSPPAIPDEEVAKITTRMEEGVERPKPKVAFEVGETVRVVDGPFLNFTGVVEDVKPDKAKLKVMVSIFGRVTPVELEFIQVEKTS comes from the coding sequence ATGGCAATGAAGTGGTACGGAGTCCATACGTATTCTGGCTTCGAAAACAAGGTCAAGCTCAATCTCGAGGAGCGGATCCGCCAGCTGGGGGCCGAAGAGTCCTTCGGCGAAGTGCTGATCCCTTCCGAGACTGTGGTTGAACTCAAGAACGGGGAGCGGAAGACCTCCACCCGCAAGTTTTTCCCCGGCTACATCCTTGTGCGGATGGAACTGAACAACGAGACCTGGCATATCGTCAAGGACACCCCCAAGGTGACCGGATTTGTCGGTGGCGGCTCGTCTCCTCCGGCCATTCCCGACGAGGAGGTGGCCAAGATCACCACCCGCATGGAAGAAGGGGTCGAACGACCGAAGCCGAAGGTGGCCTTCGAGGTCGGCGAAACGGTCAGGGTTGTCGACGGTCCTTTCCTCAACTTCACGGGCGTCGTCGAAGACGTCAAGCCGGACAAGGCCAAACTCAAAGTCATGGTCAGTATTTTCGGCCGGGTGACCCCGGTGGAACTTGAATTTATACAGGTAGAGAAAACCAGCTGA
- the rpoB gene encoding DNA-directed RNA polymerase subunit beta, whose amino-acid sequence MAYSVANNQLLRKHFAEIKRIIDIPNLIDIQKNSYKRFLQAELPPSARQNIGLEAVFRSVFPIRDFSETCSLEYVSYSLGTPKYDVDECHQRGMTFAAPVKVRVRLVSWDVDKESGVQSIRDIKEQEVYFGEIPLMTENGTFIINGTERVIVSQLHRSPGVFLDHDKGKTHSSGKILYNARVIPYRGSWLDFDFDHKDILYVRIDRRRKLPATVLLKALGYSAEELLNYYYDADQIFIDGAGYKKRLNVDLLPGQKASFDVVAEDGEVLVKANRKFTKAAIRKLSEKGIEFIRILEEDVLGKIASTDIIDTATGEVLVECNDEITASKLEELRSRGINEFKVLFIDHLYVGPYLRDTLVLDRIATPEDAMIEIYRRLRPGDPPTVRSATALFESLFFNPERYDLSAVGRLKLNYKLGLETPLEHTTLTKEDILQVVRYLIDLRNGKGAIDDIDHLGNRRIRAVGELLENQYRVGLVRMERAIKERMSLQEIDSLMPHDLINSKPVSAVVKEFFGSSQLSQFMDQTNPLSEITHKRRLSALGPGGLTRERAGFEVRDVHPTHYGRVCPIETPEGPNIGLIASLSTYARINEHGFVETPYRMVKDLTVTSDIRYFSALEEEGHAIAQANAPLNENGTFVNELVNARKNGEFMLMNREEIELMDVSPMQLVSVAASLIPFLENDDANRALMGSNMQRQAVPLLRADAPLVGTGMERIVAHDSGAAVVARHNGVVEGVDAARIVVKIDEGEVDETGTGVDIYTLTKFIRSNQNTCLNQKPIVKIGDKVKRGEIIADGPSTQWGELALGQNVLVAFMPWEGYNFEDSILISEKLIKEDRYTSIHIEEFECVARDTKLGKEEITDDIPNLGEDALADLDESGIIRIGAEVQPGDIMVGKITPKGETQLSPEEKLLRAIFGEKAGDVRDTSLRVPPGVEGVVIGARVFSRKGSDKDSRTELIEKAEIDKLLKDQNDEIRIIRDSAKGKLQGLLLNQTAAVSILDEAGQTLLAKGKKITAELLAKVPFQRWKEISLAAADEIEEKVATLFARLGDREELIRGVFADKIEKLKRGDDLPPGVIKMVKVYVAIKRKLSVGDKMAGRHGNKGVLSRVLPEEDMPYMADGTPVEIVLNPLGVPSRMNVGQILETHLGLGARGLGMQIQEYLDKNYGTDKLKAKVKEIYGNKELDVFIDGLSEEDTLAMAKRLSNGVPMASPVFEGVSEAQMKAEMERGGFSSTGQMTLYNGKTGDAFKEKVTVGIMYMLKLHHLVDDKIHARSIGPYSLVTQQPLGGKAQFGGQRLGEMEVWALEAYGAAHALQEFLTVKSDDVAGRTRMYEAIVKGKQTLEAGLPESFNVLIKELQSLCLDVELLEEEE is encoded by the coding sequence ATGGCTTATTCGGTTGCGAATAACCAGCTTCTGAGGAAACATTTTGCCGAGATCAAGAGGATCATCGACATACCCAACCTCATTGATATCCAGAAAAACTCCTACAAGCGTTTCCTCCAGGCGGAGCTTCCTCCTTCGGCGCGGCAGAACATCGGCCTTGAAGCCGTTTTTCGTTCCGTGTTTCCGATCCGTGATTTCAGCGAAACCTGTTCACTAGAATATGTCTCCTACTCCCTCGGTACGCCCAAGTACGATGTGGACGAGTGCCACCAGCGGGGAATGACCTTTGCCGCTCCCGTCAAGGTCCGGGTCCGCCTGGTCTCCTGGGACGTCGACAAGGAGTCGGGGGTCCAATCAATCCGCGACATCAAGGAGCAGGAGGTCTACTTCGGTGAGATCCCGCTCATGACTGAAAACGGGACTTTCATCATTAATGGGACTGAAAGAGTCATCGTCAGCCAGCTGCACCGGTCTCCCGGTGTCTTCCTCGACCACGACAAGGGAAAGACCCACTCGAGCGGCAAGATTCTCTATAACGCCCGGGTGATCCCCTATCGCGGTTCCTGGCTCGACTTCGACTTTGATCATAAAGACATCCTCTACGTGCGTATCGACCGCCGCCGCAAGCTGCCGGCGACCGTGCTTCTCAAGGCCCTCGGATACTCCGCAGAGGAACTTCTCAACTATTATTACGACGCCGACCAGATTTTCATCGACGGCGCCGGCTACAAAAAACGTCTCAACGTCGACCTTCTCCCCGGGCAGAAGGCCAGCTTCGATGTCGTGGCCGAAGACGGCGAAGTCCTAGTCAAGGCCAACCGCAAGTTCACCAAGGCGGCGATCCGCAAGCTCTCCGAAAAGGGAATCGAGTTCATCCGCATTCTTGAAGAGGACGTGCTCGGCAAGATCGCTTCCACCGACATCATCGACACGGCGACCGGTGAGGTCCTCGTCGAATGCAACGACGAGATCACCGCCTCCAAGCTCGAGGAGCTGCGGTCCCGGGGGATCAACGAGTTCAAGGTTCTCTTCATCGACCACCTCTATGTCGGACCCTATCTGCGGGACACCCTGGTTCTCGACCGGATCGCCACTCCCGAAGACGCGATGATCGAGATCTACCGCCGTCTGCGCCCCGGCGATCCTCCGACCGTACGCAGCGCCACGGCCCTTTTCGAGAGCCTCTTCTTCAATCCGGAGCGCTACGACCTCTCGGCCGTCGGACGTCTCAAGCTCAACTACAAGCTGGGGCTGGAAACGCCCCTCGAGCACACCACCCTCACCAAGGAAGACATCCTTCAGGTGGTGCGCTACCTCATCGACCTGCGCAACGGCAAGGGGGCGATCGACGATATCGACCACCTCGGCAACCGGCGGATCCGTGCTGTCGGCGAGCTGCTGGAAAACCAGTACCGCGTCGGCCTGGTGCGGATGGAGCGGGCGATCAAGGAGCGGATGAGTCTGCAGGAGATCGACAGTCTCATGCCTCACGACCTGATCAACTCCAAGCCGGTTTCGGCGGTGGTCAAGGAGTTCTTCGGCTCCTCGCAGCTCTCCCAGTTCATGGACCAGACCAACCCGCTGTCGGAAATTACCCACAAGAGGCGCCTTTCGGCCCTCGGACCAGGGGGTCTGACCCGCGAGCGGGCCGGCTTTGAGGTCCGGGACGTGCATCCGACCCATTACGGCCGCGTCTGTCCCATCGAGACCCCCGAGGGTCCGAATATCGGTCTGATCGCTTCCCTTTCAACCTATGCCCGGATCAACGAGCACGGCTTCGTCGAGACTCCTTACCGGATGGTCAAGGATCTGACGGTCACCAGCGACATTCGCTACTTCTCCGCCCTGGAAGAAGAAGGGCACGCCATCGCCCAGGCCAACGCCCCTCTCAACGAAAACGGGACGTTCGTCAATGAACTGGTCAATGCGCGGAAGAACGGCGAGTTCATGCTGATGAACCGCGAAGAGATCGAGTTGATGGACGTTTCGCCCATGCAGCTCGTTTCCGTCGCCGCCTCGCTGATCCCGTTTCTCGAAAATGACGACGCCAACCGGGCCCTGATGGGGTCCAATATGCAGCGTCAGGCCGTCCCCCTGCTGCGGGCCGATGCGCCGCTGGTCGGTACGGGGATGGAGCGGATCGTGGCTCACGATTCCGGTGCCGCGGTGGTGGCCCGTCACAACGGTGTGGTCGAGGGTGTTGATGCGGCCCGCATCGTCGTCAAGATCGACGAGGGTGAAGTGGATGAGACCGGAACCGGGGTGGACATCTACACCCTGACCAAGTTCATCCGTTCCAACCAGAACACCTGTCTCAACCAGAAGCCGATCGTCAAAATCGGCGACAAGGTCAAGCGCGGCGAAATCATCGCCGACGGCCCTTCGACCCAGTGGGGCGAACTGGCCCTCGGGCAGAACGTCCTGGTCGCCTTCATGCCCTGGGAAGGGTACAACTTCGAAGACTCGATCCTGATTTCCGAGAAGCTGATCAAGGAGGACCGCTATACCTCGATCCACATCGAGGAGTTCGAGTGCGTCGCCCGGGACACCAAGCTCGGCAAGGAAGAGATCACCGACGATATCCCCAACCTCGGCGAGGATGCTCTGGCCGACCTCGACGAGAGCGGCATCATCCGCATCGGCGCCGAGGTGCAACCGGGCGATATCATGGTCGGCAAGATCACCCCCAAGGGGGAGACCCAGCTCTCTCCCGAAGAGAAGCTGCTGCGGGCCATTTTCGGCGAGAAGGCCGGGGATGTCCGCGATACCTCCCTGCGCGTCCCTCCGGGGGTCGAAGGGGTGGTCATCGGCGCCCGCGTCTTTTCCCGCAAGGGGTCCGACAAGGACAGCCGCACGGAGCTGATTGAGAAGGCTGAAATCGACAAGCTTCTCAAGGACCAGAACGACGAAATCCGCATCATTCGCGACTCGGCCAAGGGGAAACTCCAGGGGCTCCTCCTGAACCAGACCGCCGCGGTCTCCATCCTCGACGAGGCGGGGCAGACCCTGCTGGCCAAGGGGAAGAAGATCACGGCCGAACTGCTGGCCAAGGTCCCCTTCCAGCGCTGGAAGGAGATTTCGCTGGCCGCGGCCGACGAGATCGAAGAGAAGGTTGCCACCCTCTTTGCCCGCCTCGGCGATCGCGAGGAGCTGATTCGCGGCGTCTTCGCCGATAAGATCGAAAAGCTCAAGCGCGGCGACGACCTCCCTCCGGGGGTCATCAAGATGGTCAAGGTCTACGTCGCCATCAAGCGCAAACTCTCCGTCGGCGACAAGATGGCCGGTCGCCACGGAAACAAAGGGGTCCTCTCCCGGGTTCTTCCCGAAGAGGATATGCCCTACATGGCCGACGGCACCCCGGTGGAGATCGTTCTCAATCCCCTCGGCGTTCCTTCGCGTATGAACGTCGGCCAGATTCTCGAAACCCACCTCGGCCTTGGTGCCCGCGGCCTCGGGATGCAGATCCAGGAGTACCTTGACAAGAATTACGGCACGGATAAGCTCAAGGCCAAGGTCAAGGAGATCTACGGCAACAAGGAGCTCGACGTCTTCATCGACGGACTGTCCGAGGAGGACACTCTGGCCATGGCCAAGCGCCTCTCCAACGGCGTGCCGATGGCGTCCCCGGTCTTTGAGGGGGTCAGCGAAGCCCAGATGAAGGCGGAGATGGAGCGTGGAGGCTTCTCCAGCACCGGCCAGATGACTTTGTACAACGGCAAGACCGGTGACGCCTTCAAGGAGAAGGTCACCGTCGGAATCATGTACATGCTCAAGCTCCATCACCTGGTCGACGACAAGATCCACGCCCGCAGCATCGGTCCTTACAGCCTCGTCACCCAGCAGCCGCTGGGAGGGAAGGCGCAGTTCGGCGGTCAGCGTCTCGGCGAGATGGAGGTCTGGGCCCTCGAAGCCTATGGGGCCGCTCATGCCCTCCAGGAATTCCTCACGGTCAAGTCCGACGACGTCGCCGGGCGGACCAGGATGTACGAGGCGATCGTTAAAGGGAAGCAGACGCTGGAGGCCGGGCTCCCCGAGTCCTTCAACGTGTTGATCAAAGAACTGCAGTCCCTGTGTCTCGACGTCGAACTCCTCGAAGAAGAAGAATAA
- the rplA gene encoding 50S ribosomal protein L1 translates to MPTAKNLKIAKGKVDRTRVYSLEEAIALVKDASFVKFDETVDLTVRLGVDPRKADQMVRGAVVLPNGLGKKVRVLVFAKGEKAQEATDAGADFVGADDLVAKIQGGWFEFDTAIATPDMMGTVGKIGKILGPRGLMPNPKVGTVTFDISRAVTESKSGKIEYRVEKAGIVHAPVGKVSFDGDKLHGNVLALMDALIKAKPSTAKGIYLKKICISSTMGPGVNIDVPSVQAQVK, encoded by the coding sequence ATGCCTACAGCAAAAAACCTTAAAATAGCCAAGGGGAAGGTCGACCGGACCCGGGTGTACTCTCTCGAAGAGGCCATCGCTCTGGTCAAGGACGCCTCCTTCGTCAAGTTTGATGAAACCGTTGATCTCACGGTCCGCCTCGGAGTCGATCCGCGGAAAGCCGACCAGATGGTCCGTGGCGCCGTGGTCCTTCCCAACGGGCTCGGCAAGAAGGTGCGGGTTCTGGTCTTCGCCAAGGGCGAAAAGGCCCAGGAAGCGACCGACGCCGGCGCCGACTTCGTCGGTGCCGATGATCTGGTGGCCAAGATCCAGGGGGGCTGGTTCGAGTTCGATACCGCCATCGCCACCCCGGACATGATGGGTACTGTCGGCAAGATCGGCAAGATCCTCGGCCCCCGCGGTCTGATGCCCAACCCCAAGGTCGGCACGGTGACCTTCGATATCAGCCGCGCCGTCACCGAATCCAAGTCCGGCAAGATCGAATACCGCGTCGAAAAGGCCGGCATCGTTCATGCGCCGGTCGGCAAGGTCTCCTTCGATGGCGACAAACTTCACGGCAACGTTCTGGCCCTGATGGATGCCCTGATCAAGGCCAAGCCGTCGACCGCCAAGGGGATCTACCTGAAGAAAATCTGTATCTCAAGCACCATGGGACCGGGGGTCAATATTGACGTTCCCTCGGTACAGGCGCAGGTCAAGTAA
- the rplK gene encoding 50S ribosomal protein L11 has protein sequence MAKKVVGLIKLQIPAGKANPSPPVGPALGQHGVNIMEFCKAYNAKTQGDEGLIIPVVITVYADRSFTFITKTPPAAVLLLKAAKIPKGSGVPNKNKVGKVTKDQVLEIAKLKMPDLNAFDVEAAVRTIEGTARSMGLEIV, from the coding sequence ATGGCCAAGAAGGTTGTTGGATTGATAAAGCTACAGATTCCTGCCGGCAAAGCGAACCCTTCGCCTCCGGTTGGTCCCGCGCTCGGTCAGCACGGGGTCAATATCATGGAATTCTGCAAGGCGTACAACGCCAAGACCCAGGGTGATGAAGGTCTCATCATCCCTGTCGTCATTACCGTTTATGCTGACCGCTCGTTTACGTTCATTACCAAAACGCCCCCCGCCGCGGTGTTGCTGCTCAAAGCCGCCAAGATTCCCAAGGGGTCCGGGGTTCCCAACAAGAACAAGGTCGGGAAGGTGACCAAGGATCAGGTCCTGGAAATCGCCAAACTCAAGATGCCTGATCTCAACGCTTTCGATGTCGAGGCGGCGGTGCGCACCATCGAGGGTACGGCGCGCAGCATGGGTCTTGAAATCGTCTAA
- the rplJ gene encoding 50S ribosomal protein L10: MNRDSKQQVVQDLSVKLAKAKAAFLADYRGLTVDQVNKLRTELRNVGVEYQVVKNTLLRLAAKDTSLECLDSYLQGPTAIAIATEDPVAPAKIMAEFAKTHAKFELKIGALDGKVLSIEDIKALAELPSREVLLAKLLGSLNAPASNMVGVLAAVPRSLVQVLAAIQDKKAA; encoded by the coding sequence TTGAACAGAGACAGTAAACAGCAAGTTGTTCAGGACCTGAGCGTCAAGTTGGCCAAGGCCAAGGCGGCGTTTCTGGCGGATTACCGTGGACTGACGGTCGACCAGGTCAATAAACTGCGCACAGAGCTGCGCAATGTCGGCGTGGAGTATCAGGTCGTCAAAAACACCCTGCTGCGCCTTGCTGCCAAGGACACCAGTCTGGAGTGCCTTGACAGTTACCTGCAAGGGCCGACGGCGATCGCCATTGCAACCGAAGATCCGGTCGCTCCGGCCAAGATCATGGCCGAGTTCGCCAAGACTCATGCAAAATTCGAGTTGAAGATCGGTGCCCTTGACGGCAAGGTTCTCAGCATCGAGGACATCAAGGCCCTGGCCGAACTGCCGAGCCGTGAAGTTCTGCTCGCCAAGCTGCTCGGATCGCTCAACGCTCCGGCCAGCAACATGGTCGGGGTTCTGGCTGCCGTCCCGAGATCGCTGGTCCAGGTTCTTGCCGCGATCCAAGACAAAAAAGCCGCCTGA
- the rplL gene encoding 50S ribosomal protein L7/L12, protein MADITKAQVVEFIEKMTVLELAGLVKELEEKFGVSASAPVAVAAGPAAAAAVVEEKDEFDVILANCGEKKINVIKVVRAVTGLGLKEAKDLVDGAPQTVKEGVSKADAEELKKQLEEAGAKVELK, encoded by the coding sequence ATGGCTGACATCACCAAAGCGCAGGTTGTTGAATTCATCGAAAAAATGACCGTTCTCGAACTGGCCGGTCTGGTCAAGGAACTCGAAGAGAAATTCGGCGTTTCCGCTTCCGCCCCCGTGGCCGTCGCTGCCGGCCCGGCTGCTGCCGCCGCCGTCGTCGAGGAAAAGGATGAGTTCGACGTCATTCTCGCCAACTGCGGCGAAAAGAAAATCAACGTCATCAAGGTCGTTCGTGCCGTGACCGGTCTCGGCCTCAAGGAAGCCAAAGATCTCGTCGACGGCGCTCCCCAGACCGTCAAAGAGGGCGTTTCCAAAGCCGATGCCGAAGAGCTCAAGAAGCAGCTCGAAGAAGCCGGCGCGAAAGTGGAGCTCAAGTAG